In Ruania alkalisoli, the DNA window AACACCGACACCGAGCAATCGGTGGACCTGACCGGCTGGACCCTCATCGACAACGACCCCACGCACCCGCCCGTCGAACTCTCGGGCGAGATCGAGTCCGGCGGGTATGCGGCGTTCATGACCCAGCCGAACTTCGGACTCGGCAACCCGGACAGCGTCACCCTGCGGGATGCCGAGGGCATCGTGGTGGACTCGCTGGCCTGGCAGGACCACGCCCCGATCACGCTCGGGCGCTGCCCGGACATGACCGGCGCCTTCGCCGAGACCTCCGAGAGCACCCATGAACTCCCGAACGCGTGCGACGAGATCGTCGAACCGGAGATTGAGGCCGAGCCGTGGCCGTTCGCCAACGAGATCACTGACGCCGTGGCGGCGGGCACCTTCGGTGAGGACATGTCGGGCATCGACATCGCCACGGACGGCACTGTGTACGCGGTCAACAACGGCACCTCCGAGCTGGTCACGATGGTTGCCGAGGGCGATCAGTACGTAGTGAGCGGCTCCCAGGTCGTCACCTATCCCGACGGCGGAGGCGAACCGGACACTGAGGGCGTCACCGTGACCGAGGACGGCCAGATCTTCGCCTCCACCGAGCGTGACAACGCCGCCGGTGGCACCAGCCGCCCGTCAGTGCTGCGCGTGGACACTGAGACCGGGACCGCCACCCACGAGTGGAACCTGGCTGACATCACCGGCCCGCTCAGCGCGAACGGCGGCTTGGAGGGGATCGAGTGGATCTCCGACGCCGACGCCACGGCACTCGGGGTCCGCGACGCTGACGGCGCGGTCTACGACCCGGCCGCGTACGGCGAGCACTTCGGCGGCATCTTCGCCGTGGCCGTGGAGTCCACCGGTGACATCCACCTGGTGGTGCTCGAGTCCGACGGCACCGCCACCCACCTGCAGTCCGTCGCCCCGAGCGAGGCCATGTCGGCTGCGATGGGCCTGGACTGGCGCGCCGGCGCCAACGAGCTGTGGGTGCTGTGCGACGAGTCGTGCGACAACCGCACCTCGGTGCTCAGCTTCGATGACGGCGAGCTGACACGAGCGCTCACCTACCACGCACCGACCGGGATGAACACGAGCTACACCAACGAGGGCATCGCATTCGACTGGTGCGACGTGAACGACGAGGTGGCGCCGGGAGTGCTGTGGATCTCCGACACCGCCCACGACGGCGTCTCCCTGCGAGCGGCAGCCGGTGAGGAGTGCGTCGAGCCGACCGATCCGGAACCTACTGACCCCGAGCCGACCGACCCCTCGACCGAACCTGTTCCCACCCCGGACGAGGACCTCACCGAGGACTCCCGCGGGAGTGTCACCGCTCCGACGACGGCGGAGCGCGGGGATTCGATCGAAGTCACCGTGGCGGGCAACGAGGGTGAGCAGGTGCACGTGTGGTTGCACTCGGATCCGGTACTCCTGGCCACCGGCACCGTGGCAGATGATGGGACGACCACCATCACCATCCCGGCTGACGCCACCCTGGGCGACCACCAGATCGTGGTCCAGGCCGCCGACGGCACCCTAATCGGCTGGGCTCCATTGGAGATCGTGGCCGCGGACGGCAGCGGTACGGATGGCGATGGCTCCCTGGCAGAGACAGGGGCCGCCGTCGGGCCGGATCTTGGGCTGGCGGCGCTCGGAGCAATGCTCCTGGGTGGGCTGCTGATCGGTGCCGCACGCGCAGCGAAGGTACGTGACTCGATCCGCTGATCACCACCGCACGAAGGGCCGCACCCACGCATCGGGTGCGGCCCTTCGCGCATGTCGCAGCCAACGGGGCCGGGTCAGCTCCGTCCTTGCCATCGTCAGACGCGCACGAGCATCTTGCCGGTGTTCGCTCCGCGCATCATGTCGAGGAAGGCATCGACTGTGTTCTCGAATCCGTCGACGATGGTCTCGTCGTAGGCGATTCTTCCCGCGGCGAACCAGGCTGTCATCTTCTCCGAGAACTCGGGCGCCAGGTGGAGGTAACTCGCGAGGGTGAATCCCTGCAGGGTGAGCGCGCGAGTGATGATGTTGGCCATATTGTCGGGCCCGGGGCTGGGCTCGGTGGCGTTGTAACTGGAGATCGCACCGCACAGTGCGGCCCGGCCACCGTCGTTGAACACGGCGAGCGCAGCCTCGAGGTGGTCACCGCCGACGTTGTCGAAATACACGTCGATCCCGTCAGGGGCGGCCTGCGCGAGTTGCCCGCGGATGTCGCCATCCTTGTAGTTGAAGGCGGCGTCGTATCCGTACTTCTGAGTCAGTAGCGCGACCTTCTCGTCCGATCCGGCCGACCCGATCACACGCTTGGCCCCGAGCAGTTTCGCGATCTGTCCGACCGCGGTGCCGACAGCACCAGCCGCTCCGGAGACGAACACCGTGTCTCCCTCGCGCAGACCCGCGATGGTCGTCAAACCCACATACGCGGTCAGTCCGGTCATCCCCAGGATGTGCAGCCGCAGCGAGAGCGGCAGGCCCGGCACCTCGGGCACCACGGTGAAGGTTCCGGCATCCGCCTGCACCGCATCGGCCCAGCCGTGCTGGTGCAGCACGACCGCTCCGACCGGAACATCATGGGCAGCAGATTCGATCACCCTGCCGATGGCTCCGCCAGTGATCGTCTCACCGAGTGCGTAGGGAGCGACGTAGCTGCGGACGTCGTCCATCCGGCCCCGCATATAGGGATCGACCGAGATGAACTCGTTGCGCACCCGCACCTGCCCTTCCAGCAGGTCGCCGTGGGTGGCCTGCACGGTCTGGAAGTTCTCGTGCGTCGGCCAGCCTTCCGGGCGGGACGCGAGCTGGATCTGCGTGGAATTGAAGTGCGGCATGGAGGTGTGGTCTCAACTTTCTCTTTGAATGGTGGGTGGTCACGCGGTCAGTGCGATGGCGAGAACGATCACGCCGAGCGCGGGAAGGATGCCCTGCTTCATCGCGGCCGCGAGTTTGTCGGGGCTGGAAATCGCCAGCACCAGGCTTGCTGCCGCCATCGATCCGGCACCGGCGAATAGGAGCGCCGCTCCTGCCGCACTCTGGCCGGCGGCGAACAAGATCATCCCCGTGAACACTGCAATGGCGAGGAATAGGTTGTAGAAGCCTTGATTGAAGGCGAGCGCCTTGGTGGCCTGAGCCTCCGCCTCACTGGTGCCGAAGACGGCACGAGCGCGCGCCCCCGTCCACGCGATCGACTCCAGGTAGAAGATGACGATGTGGACCAGCGCCGCGACACCAGTGAGCACGAGTCCCGCGATGATCATGTGGATTCCCTTTCGGTGGCCCAGACTGGGCTGGACCGATTCTGTAACGTTCGGTCCAGTATATACTGGACCGGACAGTCTAAAAAGTCGAGTGGGGAAGATCATGGCCAGAACACAGAGCTTCGACCGCGACACCGTGGTGCGAGCAGCACGTGCGACGTTCTGGCACTCCGGCTACTCAGGGACCTCCGTCCCCGACCTGGAGGCAGCCACAGGTCTGAGCCGCTCCAGCATCTACAACGCCTTCGGCTCCAAACGGGGGCTGTTCGACGCAGCCGTGCAGAGCTATCTGGATGAGGTAATCCGCCCGCGGCTGCGTCCGATGCAGAGCGAGTCCGTCGAACCTGACGCCGTGATCACCTACCTCACCGGGCTAAGCGATGCCTTCTCACGTGCGGACTCCATGTCCGCGACCAACGGGTGCCTCCTCGTCAATACGGCCGGGGCTCCCATCGCCCAGGACGTGCACGTCGCCGCAGTCATCGCCGATTACCGCCGCGAGCTACACGAGGCACTCACCCGCGGAATCGAAGCACATCACCCCGCAGCCGAGCCGGCGGAGGTGACCCAGCTGGCCGACACGGTGA includes these proteins:
- a CDS encoding lamin tail domain-containing protein: MRRTLSLATVAALVGSATGGIFLAAPAAAAETDVRINEVQSNSADSSPDFVELTNAGTESVDISGWIIRDDDDTHTFTIADGTVLEPSAYAVFETNEVADGFGLGSNDMARLFTPDETLVDSYAWTDHAFTEGRVPDGTGEFTDTEPTPGTANVERNEPQWYDAEETIAVNEVMSDDPDDGEDWVELINDGDAEVDLSGWILRDDSDLKALPIAAGTTLEPGEFLVIETNITDDGFGLGKNDMIRLYVADGLGLVDSYEWTEHAFTEGRVPDATGAFVDTRPTPGSANVARDAESPVVINEIESNGGIGDWVELANTDTEQSVDLTGWTLIDNDPTHPPVELSGEIESGGYAAFMTQPNFGLGNPDSVTLRDAEGIVVDSLAWQDHAPITLGRCPDMTGAFAETSESTHELPNACDEIVEPEIEAEPWPFANEITDAVAAGTFGEDMSGIDIATDGTVYAVNNGTSELVTMVAEGDQYVVSGSQVVTYPDGGGEPDTEGVTVTEDGQIFASTERDNAAGGTSRPSVLRVDTETGTATHEWNLADITGPLSANGGLEGIEWISDADATALGVRDADGAVYDPAAYGEHFGGIFAVAVESTGDIHLVVLESDGTATHLQSVAPSEAMSAAMGLDWRAGANELWVLCDESCDNRTSVLSFDDGELTRALTYHAPTGMNTSYTNEGIAFDWCDVNDEVAPGVLWISDTAHDGVSLRAAAGEECVEPTDPEPTDPEPTDPSTEPVPTPDEDLTEDSRGSVTAPTTAERGDSIEVTVAGNEGEQVHVWLHSDPVLLATGTVADDGTTTITIPADATLGDHQIVVQAADGTLIGWAPLEIVAADGSGTDGDGSLAETGAAVGPDLGLAALGAMLLGGLLIGAARAAKVRDSIR
- a CDS encoding NADP-dependent oxidoreductase; this translates as MPHFNSTQIQLASRPEGWPTHENFQTVQATHGDLLEGQVRVRNEFISVDPYMRGRMDDVRSYVAPYALGETITGGAIGRVIESAAHDVPVGAVVLHQHGWADAVQADAGTFTVVPEVPGLPLSLRLHILGMTGLTAYVGLTTIAGLREGDTVFVSGAAGAVGTAVGQIAKLLGAKRVIGSAGSDEKVALLTQKYGYDAAFNYKDGDIRGQLAQAAPDGIDVYFDNVGGDHLEAALAVFNDGGRAALCGAISSYNATEPSPGPDNMANIITRALTLQGFTLASYLHLAPEFSEKMTAWFAAGRIAYDETIVDGFENTVDAFLDMMRGANTGKMLVRV
- a CDS encoding DUF1304 domain-containing protein, with product MIIAGLVLTGVAALVHIVIFYLESIAWTGARARAVFGTSEAEAQATKALAFNQGFYNLFLAIAVFTGMILFAAGQSAAGAALLFAGAGSMAAASLVLAISSPDKLAAAMKQGILPALGVIVLAIALTA
- a CDS encoding TetR/AcrR family transcriptional regulator, which codes for MARTQSFDRDTVVRAARATFWHSGYSGTSVPDLEAATGLSRSSIYNAFGSKRGLFDAAVQSYLDEVIRPRLRPMQSESVEPDAVITYLTGLSDAFSRADSMSATNGCLLVNTAGAPIAQDVHVAAVIADYRRELHEALTRGIEAHHPAAEPAEVTQLADTVTGLIVAAFALARIDPIAASRSIATARELIEQTQQP